TTGTCTGGTTCCTCATCTTATTCACCACCATGTAATCCGTGCTCCGTCCGCACTTGCAGACGAGGCGAGGTTGTTGTGCGGAGTTTTGGGGCTCCAATACGGCCACTGGGTGGGTGAGACATGTGCAGCAATCGGCAGCGACTACAGATATTGGGTGCCCAAAGCTTCGGGGGATAATTTGACCTGTCAAACGCCATTTCTGTAGTAGGGACAGCCAGTCCACAGGGACGGGGGGATCTAGTTGAGCTGAGAGATATCAAGGCCCGTTGCATCAAGAAGGGAGGGAATATGAAGCTTGCTTGTTCCACGCCGTCGAGGAATCAAGGAACGGAACCCAAGCAAGGGAAATGAAATGACCGATTGTCGACTAAAGAGTAGCAATCACACGCTAGCACATGCCATCCCGTCGACTCGTGTCCCACTCAGCTTCACATCATCAGTCAGCCTTGTACGACCTTTCTTTGTCAATCGCGCGCGCATGTGGCCGCATCGTGGAGAAGGACAACggacacttttttttcccgttCGTTTTTCTTCGGTTATCGCCATGTCCTAATTTCCAGACTCCACGGGCCAGCCAGACTTGGGTAACAGATGGACAGACAGGgggagagagatagagagcggaagagagagagaagagagtgaaaaaaaaaaaagcctgCAATTCGTTCTGTTGCTTGTTGTTTCGGATTTTGACGGAGCACGGAGCGCCGGCAGGTACCTGTGACGCCGTAGCGGTACGGAGCTCCAGCACTCGCACAAGTCCAGGTACTCGTCCCCTGTTACCCATGGACCCGGCTGCGAGGCTGCTAAgccaaagaaagaaaaagctcaGGAACAAGCGAGAACTAGAAGCTCGTTTTTGTGCAAATGGATCGATGATGGATCAGGGCCAAACAGCCACAGAAtgtcctcttttctctccgaTCACAGGCGAGCTGCTCAGGGCCTGCGGTGGCTTGGCAGGTGGCTAGTGCGAGCCGGGGCCTCAATAGGACTAGCGCATTCCGCTTAGCGCTGGGATCCCCTGGCTCTTGGCTGTTTTAGGCACAGGCGGGCGCTGGCAATTTCAGGGGTTCTGGACGATGCTGCAAGTACCTGGCCGTACCGATTTGGCTCTGTGTCTCGGTGCTCGAGGCGCTGAAATCGCGCTGCTGTCGAGGTACCGGTACCAACGAGCGTAGCACGGGGCGCTGCCTTACCAATCCATCCTCCTGCGAGCTATTTCGCGGTGGCTTTTTAGGGGTTTGTGACAATTTGCGCTGCGTGCTGGCGACTGGACTGGATTGGGCAGAGCCTTGCCACGGATCAAATTGATTAGGTGCACGTTGTTGTTAGGCTAGTTGGCTAGGTTAGGGGACATGGAGTTGAGATGATGTGCGCATTTTAGGGGCTTGTCAATCACTTTTAGCAGCTGGAGGCAGCTACTGGCAATGGTCTGGTGCTCTGGAACTGCTGGCCGTAGGTGCTAAACACCACTAAGCAGCTACCTGTCGGGTgttttcttccctcttcgaTCGACCTCGCCTCAGTCTATCGAATATTCCCCCCTAGCTAGCAAACACCagcttctccccccttttaaTATCGGGTCGAAAAAACACCACAcgtctcgtcttcttcactccACCTTCGCAGGCACGATTCCGCCCCATTTCATTCattctcttgtctcgtctcgttcTGTTCTGCAAGGACACTGAGCTGGGCCAATCCAATCCTGCCTGTGCCAAGGTATCTTACCGTGCTGGAGAATTGCCATCGTGCGAGCAGCATCCATTCATCAATTCTCGCCCCAGTCCAGCCCGTTTGCAAGGTCTGGCGCCTTTGTTTAATTAGGTACGGGATAGCAAAATCCACCCGTTCAAGGGCCCTGCCGTCTCCATCGCCATACCCAGCTCTGACATGCCTTTTTGATAGGCGAACAAGGACCCCCCGAGACCCCCATCGCGACCACTCATCGTGCAACCGCAATATCCCCACGAAGCCGGCCGTCGAATCAGTGTCAGCCTGGCCATGCATtgcctgtactcgtacatacgcACATCCCAACTATTCAGGTTCCAGTAGCTCTGTCCgacatacacacacacaccacacgtgtactgtacatacacACCCGCATACCATCTTGTATCTCTACCAGTACGAGTTCATGCACCGGCATCCCGTCTCCACCGGCCAGTGAGGCGCGCAGATTGGATCATAGCAAAGacaaggggagagagaccacaagacacagagagagagggacgaaaaaagaaagaaaaaagagaatcaGCAAACTATTACGACTACTGCTTGTTCTGGTAGCGAGCAACGATCGGCACGGTTCTCTTGAGAAACCGTTCGTTGATCCTCCGTCTCTGTCTCTGACCATCGTCgttccttttctccccccCTCAGGACATCGTCAGcacactctttttttccctcgccTCAATTTCTTTCCCAATTCGCTCGTTTTCCCCGTTCCAGCGCTGCTCGTGTTCGCGGCCTGGGTCATTCACCTGCTGTCGCTTGTGCGCGTTTGCGCCGGCTTGTGCGCGCCGTCGACACGGGCCCCTACCTGAGAACAGGTATTCTGGACTGGAGCGACTGGAGCTTCGCTGCCTCGGTGACATCTGGCTCCGCTTCGCTTCGCATCTTCCGCCATGGCCACTTCTCCGCCAGActcgccatcgccagcgcATAAGCTTCAGCGTCCCCTGAGCGCGATTGCTACTCGTCCTCAACCAAGGAGCACCAGTCGGTTGAGTATGAACAGCAAGCAAGGCGGCGAGAGCAGAGCCTCTGATGAGGACAATCGGACGGCTGTCCGTGTCGGTACGCATTTTCGCCCTCTTTCCAAGCACCAAATCCTCCAAAGACGTTGGTACACTGTCTCGTGAACTTCGACGTCTCCCGGGCTAGTGCTGATTTCATGATTTTTTTTGGATGAGCTGACATGACCATTTTATCTTTACTCTCGCAGCCGTCAGAGTGCGACCGGCGTTGAATCCAGAAGATCCAGGATATGACCTGATACCGCAGCGCTTCCAGCGCCCTATGGTGCACGTCACGTCCAATACGAGCCTGTCCATCGATTCCCCTCAAGGACGCAAGCTTTTCGTCTTCGATCGCGTCTTCGGCCCGGATGTTATGCAAGATGGCATCTGGGAGTACCTGACAGACAGCATCAACGCCTTTACTCAAGGATACAATGTCTCTCTCCTTGCCTACGGCCAGTCCGGTGCTGGCAAATCATATACCATGGGCACGGCAAGTGCGACAGAAAATCCAGACGATATGGGTATGGAACTTCTTTTTGCCTGTCTACTAACAGCAGCAGATTCTATGCGCAAGCTGCATTGCGCTCGTCATCCTGCGTAGCTAATCCATTGTGCTCTCATTTAGGTGTTATCCCACGAGCAGCCGCTGCCCTGTTCGAAAAGCTGGATGTACAGAAAGGAGTTGTGAATAATGGCACAATGAAGAGCGCTAGTAGCTTCAGATCTCCTCGAGGATATGGCCAGCAAAACAACCTGGGCGACCGAAACTGGGCATTGACGGCCACCTATGTCGAAATCTACAACGAGACCCTCCGAGATCTTCTGGTTGCCGATACCACGCCGCTAAATGATCGAACCTCAGTTGCAATCCGAGAAGATGTCAAGGGCAATATCATTCTCACAGGCCTGCACCAGGTCGACATTACCTGCGTCGACGACCTTCTCAACGCCCTCGCCTTTGGCTCCTCCATTCGCCAGACCGATGCTACTGCCATCAACGCCAAATCCTCCCGTTCCCacgccgtcttctccctcaacCTGGTCCAGCGCAAGAACAAGTTTTCAAATTCCGACAAGCGCCACTCCATGCCCTTGGAAGCCATGAGTGGCCAGGACATATCCGTCACCACCGATAGCAAGCTGCACTTTGTCGATTTGGCCGGTAGTGAAAGACTGAAGAACACGGGTGCTCAGGGCGAGCGTGCAAAGGAAGGAATATCCATCAACGCCGGATTGGCTGCCCTGGGAAAAGTCATCAGCCAGCTTTCGTCGCGAAACGCGGGCGCCCATGTCTCTTATCGCGATTCCAAACTCACGCGACTCCTGCAGGACTCGCTCGGTGGCAACGCAATTACTTACATGATTGCTTGTGTTACGCCGCCGGAATTTCATCTTAGCGAGACGCTCAACACCGTTCAATATGCACAGCGCGCCCGTGCTATCCAGTCCAAGCCTCGAATCCAGCAGGTCGAAGAAGGGGATAAGAATGCCATCATTGAGCGGCTCAAGGCCGAGGTGGCCTTTTTGCGCGAACAAATTCGCAGTGCCAACGGGCAAGGCGACCTCCCCCCACGCAGCGCCAACAGATCTAGCGAAAGATCAGAGAGACAAAACGAACGGGAAGCAGAGCTTCAGAACCAGCTGCTTGATCTCCAGGAAAACTATGGCACCCTGAACAACCGCCATGCTCGCTTGATTGCGGAAATGGCCAAGGCCCGAGAAAGCGAGCACCAGCACCATCTCCAGTTGGACGAGCTCCAGGAAGAAAACGCTACCGATCGCTTGAACCGCTCAAACTCATTTGCTCAGTCGGTTGAACAGGTTGTTCTCGAATACGAGAAGACTATCCAGACGCTCGAACAGTCCTTGTCCAAGACACGAACCACTTTGTCGAACACGGAAACAAATCTTCTCGAGAAAGAAACCAAGTGTGCCTATGTCGAGACTATCAACTCCCAGTTGCAGTCTCGTATTCAGAAGCTCATGGACCGCGAAGCCAGCACCGAAAGCTACCTCCATGACTTGGAGGCTAAGCTAGATGGCCACAGCACCGGTGAGGAGAAGAACTCGGCCATTATTGTTGAGTTGCGTAAAGAGATTACCCGCATCCGTGAGAACGAGTCTGCTTCGGAAGATTACATTTCGACGCTCGAGGAGCGACTTGCCGAGGCGGATCAGGATGCTGAACTTATGCAACGAGAGATCGAGCGTCTTGAGCAGGTCATTGAAAGACAGCGGAGTCTAGGCAAGCTGGACGCTTTGCTTCACGAGCTCGACCATGTTGACGAGTCTAAATTGCGTGACTCAGACGATAGCACGAAGGCGGAGTCCGCAGACGGTCATGACCGCCAACTGGCCCAAGACAAAGATCAAGAGAATGAAATCGAAGAAGCAACATCAAAGCTCGCCCCTGTTGTGGAAAACGACGAGGACGCTGTTATTGCCGGTGATTCTGTGCCAAAAGCCTCCGAGAACCAGCCCGTCGATGAGGCAGCTACAAACCAGGCCTTTGCACAGTCCAAATTCGTGGCAGACAAGCTGGAGTTGGTCACCCGAGAGCTCTTTGACCTTCGGACTGAGCACGAGACTACCGTTCATGACTATGGTAGACTGCATGCCAAGTACGAAGAGGCGATGCGAAAGATGTCAGAGCTCCAGGATACTATTGACGAAGCTCGCTACCCTGATCGACTCCGCCATTCCATCATTTCCGTCGACGCCGCCACCGAGACTCGCCCCGAGTCATTCCAGTCTGTTCAGACAAGCTACGCCAAGGATGATATCCGATCTTCGGCCCACCGATCGCTCTCCTCTGAGCTTTCGTCAGTCATGGACTCGCCCATTACGGCTGATACCACACACCTTGATCTGGAATCTGAAGACGACACGGCTACGGCTAAGCCCGCAGCGTCAGTTGAAGATCTGACCAGAGAGCTCGCACAACATGTCGAGCTGCATGAACAGCATGGACaggacgagctggaggagcagacCGAACATGTCGAGCAGCACGAACAGCTCGAGTCGAAAGAGCAGCCCGAGTATGTCGAGAAGACCGAGGACGTCGCCGAACATGAACACGTACAGCCAGTTGAGCTGAAGGAGCCAATTGAGCTGAAAGCGCAGGTCGAGCACAAGGAGTTGGCTGAGCCTGTGGAGCTCGTCGAGTCTAAGGAGGTGGTCGAACCCAAGGAGCACGTTGAGCATGTTGAGCAGGTTCAGGCTCAGGAGGCTCAGCAGTTTGAATTCTTTGTTCagcatgacgatgccgaaatCCAGGTGCCTGCCGAGCAATACGAGCAAGCCGACCGGACCGAACAAAATGAACAGCTTGCCATGGAGCTTGAGAGACTCAGAGTCTTGGCcgaggaaaaagaaaatgccgAAAGGGAATTGGCCGTGAAATACGCCCAGCTGGAACTCAAGCACAACGAGACTCTGGATATggtcgaggagctcaagacCGAAGTTACCAAAGCCCGAACTGTCGACAACGGCCCCCGCGTAATCCGCCGAAAGTCGAGCCAGAATCTTCTTGGCGTGGATCGTGCTCAGCGATCATTCGTCTACTTGAGAAATCTTGCAGCTGAAAACTTTGAAGGAAGGCCAGAGACAATGCAGTCATTTGAGCTGAACCTCAACTCAGCCATGCACGAGCTTCAATCTCGCAGTGAACGAATCCAAGAGTTGGAATCCGACGTTGCTgcggccaagaaggagatggagagcaaaATGGCCATCATCTCGGGCCTGGCGCGTGAGCGCTCTAGCTTGAAAGCCTCGCCTGTTGACATGTCGATGGTCGCTACCCTCCGAGGCCAACTTGAGCAGAGCGAGAGGCAACTCTATGATCTTCGTGAGGCCCATGCTGTGCGTGAGCGAGAGTTGACGAGCGAAGTCGAGGTCCTCCGCAAGTCTGTCGCATCTACTCCTACCCGAGAGTTCATGCCGagtgacgaggaagaggctgaCGTTCCATACAATGAAAGAGTGTCTACGCTGCAGGCagagctggctggctgggagAACAAGCATCACGCTGCTCTGGTATCTATGAGAAGCACCGAGAAGGAGATGCAAGCGACCATCCAACAGCTGGAGGCCCAGGTCGATGCTGCCAACGCCCAGCTGGCCGAATCTCAATCCCGAGCCGCCGCCGAAAAGGAtgccgatgctgaagaggccaagaaagAAGTTGTCAAGCAACAAGAGCTCATTGAGTTCCTACGCCAAGAAATCGACGAGTACAAGGCTGTtatcagcagcaacaacgccAAGGTGGCAGAGCTTGagtctctccatctctccgcTCGAGCGGCAATGGACGACATGTCCAAGATTCACAGCTCAGTTACAGCTGAGACAACCGCCCGCCACCAGGAACTTTCCGCCAAGCTTGAGGAGCTGATTGCTAGCCACGAAGATGCCACAAAGGCGCACCAGGAAGAGATGGACGCGCTCAAGCAGAGCCACGCCCGAGAACTTGCTGAACTGAAGGACCACGAACAGACTAGCTATGAGAAGCAGGTAGAGGTGCTTATGACTGAACACTCAGAAGCCATTTTCAGGCTGGAAACAGACCTTGCTCAGTCAAGGGACGAACTGACAAGAGTTGCGACTCAAATCGCCGCTGTCTTTGGTGCAGAGATGCCACTGGAGAAGTTGGGCGAGCGTATTGAGGCTCTCGTTGCCAACCAAAATGCCGTCGAAGCAgagcgcaagaagatgggagagCTTACATCTCATGTCACGGAACTATCAAACATCAATGAATCTCTCGTCCGGGATCTTGAGGGAGTGAAGACGGCGATTGCAGGCCTGCTTCCTGGCGGCACagaggccaaggctggtCCTCTGGTAGATCAGCTTGCCGCagtcaaggccaaggtggAAGACCTCGATGGccgcaacaagaagaactCTCGTCTCATCGAAGAGCTCGAAGAACAGCTGCAACACAACTTTGATGAGGTGCAGGTGACCAATAACCGCCTGAGCTCGCTGCAGTCTGAGCGTAACGCCCAGCTTGACGAGGCGTTGTCCTCTCGAATCAAGCTACAAACCGAGCTTGAAACAGTCCGCGAGGAATATGCTGCCCTCCAAGTAAGTCGTCACACCCCTCCATCCCCTCTCCTCGTTATATCGAAACTGTGGGTCATATTATGGATAAACCTAGCTAACCACGGATGAATAGATCAAGTACAACGAAATGGCCAATGGAGATGTCAAGCgatccaactccaactcgaCAATCCGCAAGAGCTCCTCACACAACTCTCTACCATCGCCACCTCCTTCCGTCCCTCTGCCACCTCTGCCCAACGGTGCGCCCAGCTCTCCTACTTCGACACGCCCCCCAAGCAAGGACAACTTCAACATTTCTCAAGTCACCGAGGATCAAGAAGCCCGCATTCGTGCTATTGAGAAGCACCTCAGCGCCGAGCGCCAACTTACTCAGACTCTAGAAGAGGCTCTAGGCGACCTGGAGAAGCAATCTAAGAAGGTCAAGGCAGACTGCGATGCTTGGAAGAAGCGTGCtcaggagctcgaggccgaggtaaaggagctgaaggagaagTCGTCCGACCAGTCACAGGACAACCGATACAGCATGCAAGCGGTAGAGGAGGAgcgaaagaagagacaggCGGCAGAGGCAGCCCgaaagcagctggaggagagaatgCAGGCCATcagcaagaacaagaagaagaagggcagcCTGAACTGCTTCTAAGCGTGACGCTCATGGACAAATGCAGCTGTATGTGGGCACTGCAGGACTATACCCCAACTCTTTGCGCCTCGCAGGAACTCACTGCCCCTTACAACAACTCGCTTTggatgtttttttcttgacGCTTCATTCTGACGGGACCTCATTCTTGTCAAGTTTTCATGAATTTCTTCTCTCCGACTCATGATTCTTTCTCCTATCCGGTGCATTTGCCTCgggggagaaaaaagcatTGATATCTTATCTCTTGGTATTGCctgtttgtttttatttcttgATTTGGTTTCATTCGGCGCAGCCAGGAGTTATTGTGACCctcttacttttttttttctcatcctctGTTCGAAACGTCTACTTtattcttgtttttttttttctggagcGAGCAAACTACAATGTCATTTCACCGTGTTA
The sequence above is drawn from the Trichoderma breve strain T069 chromosome 5, whole genome shotgun sequence genome and encodes:
- a CDS encoding kinesin motor domain-containing protein; its protein translation is MATSPPDSPSPAHKLQRPLSAIATRPQPRSTSRLSMNSKQGGESRASDEDNRTAVRVAVRVRPALNPEDPGYDLIPQRFQRPMVHVTSNTSLSIDSPQGRKLFVFDRVFGPDVMQDGIWEYLTDSINAFTQGYNVSLLAYGQSGAGKSYTMGTASATENPDDMGVIPRAAAALFEKLDQNNLGDRNWALTATYVEIYNETLRDLLVADTTPLNDRTSVAIREDVKGNIILTGLHQVDITCVDDLLNALAFGSSIRQTDATAINAKSSRSHAVFSLNLVQRKNKFSNSDKRHSMPLEAMSGQDISVTTDSKLHFVDLAGSERLKNTGAQGERAKEGISINAGLAALGKDSLGGNAITYMIACVTPPEFHLSETLNTVQYAQRARAIQSKPRIQQVEEGDKNAIIERLKAEVAFLREQIRSANGQGDLPPRSANRSSERSERQNEREAELQNQLLDLQENYGTLNNRHARLIAEMAKARESEHQHHLQLDELQEENATDRLNRSNSFAQSVEQVVLEYEKTIQTLEQSLSKTRTTLSNTETNLLEKETKCAYVETINSQLQSRIQKLMDREASTESYLHDLEAKLDGHSTGEEKNSAIIVELRKEITRIRENESASEDYISTLEERLAEADQDAELMQREIERLEQVIERQRSLGKLDALLHELDHVDESKLRDSDDSTKAESADGHDRQLAQDKDQENEIEEATSKLAPVVENDEDAVIAATNQAFAQSKFVADKLELVTRELFDLRTEHETTVHDYGRLHAKYEEAMRKMSELQDTIDEARYPDRLRHSIISVDAATETRPESFQSVQTSYAKDDIRSSAHRSLSSELSSVMDSPITADTTHLDLESEDDTATAKPAASVEDLTRELAQHVELHEQHGQDELEEQTEHVEQHEQLESKEQPEYVEKTEDVAEHEHVQPVELKEPIELKAQVEHKELAEPVELVESKEVVEPKEHVEHVEQVQAQEAQQFEFFVQHDDAEIQVPAEQYEQADRTEQNEQLAMELERLRVLAEEKENAERELAVKYAQLELKHNETLDMVEELKTEVTKARTVDNGPRVIRRKSSQNLLGVDRAQRSFVYLRNLAAENFEGRPETMQSFELNLNSAMHELQSRSERIQELESDVAAAKKEMESKMAIISGLARERSSLKASPVDMSMVATLRGQLEQSERQLYDLREAHAVRERELTSEVEVLRKSVASTPTREFMPSDEEEADVPYNERVSTLQAELAGWENKHHAALVSMRSTEKEMQATIQQLEAQVDAANAQLAESQSRAAAEKDADAEEAKKEVVKQQELIEFLRQEIDEYKAVISSNNAKVAELESLHLSARAAMDDMSKIHSSVTAETTARHQELSAKLEELIASHEDATKAHQEEMDALKQSHARELAELKDHEQTSYEKQVEVLMTEHSEAIFRLETDLAQSRDELTRVATQIAAVFGAEMPLEKLGERIEALVANQNAVEAERKKMGELTSHVTELSNINESLVRDLEGVKTAIAGLLPGGTEAKAGPLVDQLAAVKAKVEDLDGRNKKNSRLIEELEEQLQHNFDEVQVTNNRLSSLQSERNAQLDEALSSRIKLQTELETVREEYAALQIKYNEMANGDVKRSNSNSTIRKSSSHNSLPSPPPSVPLPPLPNGAPSSPTSTRPPSKDNFNISQVTEDQEARIRAIEKHLSAERQLTQTLEEALGDLEKQSKKVKADCDAWKKRAQELEAEVKELKEKSSDQSQDNRYSMQAVEEERKKRQAAEAARKQLEERMQAISKNKKKKGSLNCF